GTTCAAATACCGCACGGCATCCGGGTTGATCGCTTCCATGGTTGCAAGCTCAACACAAAGGCGCTCTGCACGGCGCGCCACGGTGCGGCACACGTGTAGATGCGCTGACAACACGCTGCCGCCGGGCAAAATAAAGCTGCGCAAGGGTGAAAGCTTGGCATTTAGAACATCAATTTCATTTTCCAAACGCGTCACTTGCGATCCCGCCATGCGCAAGGGCGCGTATTCGGCTTCATGATCGCGTTCCATCTCGGGACGGCACAGATCCGCGCCCAAATCAAACAGATCGTTCTGGATCAAGGAAAGCCATTGCCCCATATCACCCTCTGCATGCAACCGGGCAACGCCCACCGTGGCGTTTAACTCATCCACCGTGCCATAGGCGTTCACGCGCATGGAATGTTTGGCCACACGCGTGCCATTGCCCAACGCGGTTTCACCATCATCTCCGGTTTTGGTGTAGATTTTGTTTAAAACAACCATCTCAGTCTCCTTAACCCGCAAAATAAACGAAAAGCAAAATCAACAGCACTGCGATGAATTGCGCAAAAATACGCAAGCGCATCAATTTATTTGCGTATTTACGATTGAATTCACCACCCCGACCAAAACCTCCAATGCCAATCATCAAGATGATTGCCACTGCTGCCATAGCTAAAATAACGATAATAAAAAGGGGAT
The sequence above is drawn from the Rhodobacteraceae bacterium IMCC1335 genome and encodes:
- a CDS encoding cob(I)yrinic acid a,c-diamide adenosyltransferase; its protein translation is MVVLNKIYTKTGDDGETALGNGTRVAKHSMRVNAYGTVDELNATVGVARLHAEGDMGQWLSLIQNDLFDLGADLCRPEMERDHEAEYAPLRMAGSQVTRLENEIDVLNAKLSPLRSFILPGGSVLSAHLHVCRTVARRAERLCVELATMEAINPDAVRYLNRLSDWFFVAGRVANNAGADDILWVPGANR
- a CDS encoding twin transmembrane helix small protein, yielding MAQDPLFIIVILAMAAVAIILMIGIGGFGRGGEFNRKYANKLMRLRIFAQFIAVLLILLFVYFAG